TTGTACCAACACATCTGTTGTATGCCATATGGTTTTGACCTTGACGGCTATGAGATGTTGCAGCAACTGGACATACCGTTTCACATGGTGCGTGATTACAGTGTTGACACATCACAGGTTGGAAAGCAACTTGTGGATTATCAGCAGCATGTTCCATTTCTCCAAATCCACCTAAAGAACCTTTATCTCCAAATAATCCATTGAAATTTTCTTTCTTCTCGTTGTCTTGCTCAAAAGTATCTTCTGAAGAATAGTATCTATCAATACGTAACCAATGCATATCACGGCTTCTTCTTATTTCTGATTTTCCAACAACAGGAACATTGTTTTCAGCATGACATGCAATTACACACGCTCCACAACCCGTACAAGCATTCAAATCAATAGAAAGATTAAAATGATGACCTGTTGAACGATCAAAAGATTCCCATAAATCAACTGTTGTTGCAGCTACTTCTTTATGGTCTAATGAAACTTTAGGAACAGAATTCCATTCTTCTGAATTTTTTGCTTCGTTATATGTTTTTAAAGTGGTTTCTTTAACAATGTCGCCTCTTCCCATTAAGGTTTTTTGACCTTGAACACAAGCAAATTCATGTTCTCCGCTTACTGCTTCAATTTTTGCATCTTGCACATTATTGAAATTTAAGTAGAATGGATAAACATTTACTCCAACTTGCATTTCTTCTTTTAGAGCAGCTTTTTTACCATACCCAAGCGCAATTCCAATCGTACCTTTTGCTTGACCTGGTTGAACAATTACAGGAACTGTTACTTCATTTTTTCCAACTGTTACTTTTGCATAACTTCCATTCAAACCTCCATTAGCAACAATTCGATTTTCTAATCCCCATTTCTCAGCATCAGCTTTTGAAACAGTAACATAGTTATCCCAAGAAACTCTTGTAATTGGATCTGGTAATTCTTGAAGCCAAGGATTGTTAGCTTGCTGTCCATCACCTAAACCGGTTTTTGTATATAAAAACAATTCAACACCTTGAGCTGGTTTTGAACTTGCTAATGCATTAGCAGCACTTGAAAAGTCAGCAGAACCAAAACTTGAACCAGATGATACTCCAATTGAGATTCCATCATGAACAGTTTTATTCCAACTTGCTCCATTTGTATAATTAGCAGAATTAGCTTTAATGTAATCATAATATGTTCCCGCAACTCCAGTCCAACTCATTAAGGCTTCTTGAAATTGTTTTGAACTGAATAATGGTTTGATTGTTGGTTGAGTCAAAGAATAAGTTCCTTTTGTCAACATCAAGTCATTCCATGATTCTAAATAATGTGGCGCAGGAACTGCAATATTTGTTAGACTAGCTGTTTCATCTTCTTTTATTGAAAATGCAACTGATAATTTAGTTTTCTTTAGTCCAGAAACAAAATCTTTACTATTTGCCAAAGTATAAACCGGATTTACACCACTCATAATTAAAGTGTGAACATTTCCAGAGTTCAAATCAGCAATTAATTGCGTTACTTTTTCATTTGATCCTTTTCTAATTTGACGAGAACCAACTGTTGAAGCAGCTTCACTAGCTAATTTTTGATTAATAGCTAAAACTAATAATTGAGCGTTTTTATCTTGAATTCCAGAAACTAAAACACCTTTAGAACCAGCGGATAATAATTGTTGAGCTGCTTTTCCAACTTCATCCGTTCCAGCAGCAACACCACCAACAATAGTATTATATATTTTTACTAAAGCTTGCTTTTGATTTGCTTCAGTCATTGGCACTCTTTTATCAGCAGCAGCACCAGACAAAGTCATGTTTGCTTCAAACTGAAAATGTTTTGACATTTTACCTGCTTGTGGAATTCTTCCTTGAGCATAACCTGAATCAAAACCTCCACCTTGCCAATCACCTAAGAAATCAGCACCAATAGAAACTATTGTATTTGCTTTTGAAAAATCGTAGTCAATTAGAGCTCTTTCTCCGTAAACAGTTTCAAATGCATCTAACGCAGCTGATTCCGAAACAGCATCATAAACAATGTGTTTTGCTGTTGGATTTTGAGCAATAAAATCTGCAATTAATTTTTCTGTAGAAGGACTTGCTAAAGTTGAAGTCAATAAAACAACTTGTTTTCCTGTAGCTTTTGCTTCAGCTAAACTTGCTTTAATTTTCAAATCAGCTTCTTGCCAAGTTGAATCTTTACCAGCCATTTTTGTTTGCTTTAATCTCATATTATCATATAATGACAATACAGAAGCATGAACTCTAGCATTTGCAGCAAATTTTGCTCCAGCTAACTTATTGTTTTCAATTTTAATTGGACGACCTTCACGAGTCTTTACTAATATATTCGCAAAATCAAAACCATCAAACATAGTAGTAGCATAATAATCTGCTACACCAGGAATAATTTG
The window above is part of the Flavobacterium sp. PMTSA4 genome. Proteins encoded here:
- a CDS encoding TAT-variant-translocated molybdopterin oxidoreductase, translating into MSSNKKYWKSVEELNENSSIVEALRNNEFVEEIPTDEFLSDKDSLSSSSTTRRDFLKYVGFSTAAATLAACEGPVHKSIPYVLQPEQIIPGVADYYATTMFDGFDFANILVKTREGRPIKIENNKLAGAKFAANARVHASVLSLYDNMRLKQTKMAGKDSTWQEADLKIKASLAEAKATGKQVVLLTSTLASPSTEKLIADFIAQNPTAKHIVYDAVSESAALDAFETVYGERALIDYDFSKANTIVSIGADFLGDWQGGGFDSGYAQGRIPQAGKMSKHFQFEANMTLSGAAADKRVPMTEANQKQALVKIYNTIVGGVAAGTDEVGKAAQQLLSAGSKGVLVSGIQDKNAQLLVLAINQKLASEAASTVGSRQIRKGSNEKVTQLIADLNSGNVHTLIMSGVNPVYTLANSKDFVSGLKKTKLSVAFSIKEDETASLTNIAVPAPHYLESWNDLMLTKGTYSLTQPTIKPLFSSKQFQEALMSWTGVAGTYYDYIKANSANYTNGASWNKTVHDGISIGVSSGSSFGSADFSSAANALASSKPAQGVELFLYTKTGLGDGQQANNPWLQELPDPITRVSWDNYVTVSKADAEKWGLENRIVANGGLNGSYAKVTVGKNEVTVPVIVQPGQAKGTIGIALGYGKKAALKEEMQVGVNVYPFYLNFNNVQDAKIEAVSGEHEFACVQGQKTLMGRGDIVKETTLKTYNEAKNSEEWNSVPKVSLDHKEVAATTVDLWESFDRSTGHHFNLSIDLNACTGCGACVIACHAENNVPVVGKSEIRRSRDMHWLRIDRYYSSEDTFEQDNEKKENFNGLFGDKGSLGGFGEMEHAADNPQVAFQPVMCQHCNHAPCETVCPVAATSHSRQGQNHMAYNRCVGTRYCANNCPYKVRRFNWFLYNNNDEFDFHMNDDLGRMVINPDVNVRSRGVMEKCSMCIQKTQLTILTAKREGREVAVDEFETACSAACSTGAMVFGDVNNKESQVAKLAEDKRMYHLLESVGTKPNVFYHVKVRNT